The Pseudoalteromonas rubra region CAACCTAAAGCCGAAGATCAAAAATGTGGCAGCCGTAGCCGTTCACGCAGAGTTACCAGCCTTCGTAAAGCCAGGTCAAACTATTGACGTCACGGTGTCATCTATTGGTAGTGCGGGCAGTTTGCGTGGCGGGACTTTACTGCAAACGTTTCTTAAAGGTGTAGATGGTAATGTCTATGCGATTGCTCAGGGCAGTATGATCGTGGGTGGTCTGGGTGCTGAAGGGCTAGATGGCAGCCGGGTTGTAATCAACACGCCAACAGTTGGTCGTATTCCAAATGGTGGTACAGTTGAACGTGCTGTCAGGAGCCCGTTTACCCAGGGAGATCATATTACCTTCAACCTGAATCGACCCGACTTCACAACCGCGAAGCGTCTGGCTGATACAATCAATGATCTGGTGGGCCCACAAAGCGCACAAGCAATGGATGCCGCATCCGTGCGAGTCATTGCACCTCGCGACCCTTCTCAACGCGTTGCTTACCTGTCGACTCTTGAAAACCTGGAGTTCACACCAGCGGATACCTCAGCCAAGATTATTGTTAATTCACGTACTGGTACCATAGTGATTGGCAAAGAAGTGAAACTGCAGCCTGCGGCAATAACACATGGCGGATTGACA contains the following coding sequences:
- a CDS encoding flagellar basal body P-ring protein FlgI, translating into MKLFNVLVLTMALIGSQFAQAERIKDVTMVEGVRSNQLVGYGLVVGLPGTGEQTRFTEQSFKGMLNSFGITMPANLKPKIKNVAAVAVHAELPAFVKPGQTIDVTVSSIGSAGSLRGGTLLQTFLKGVDGNVYAIAQGSMIVGGLGAEGLDGSRVVINTPTVGRIPNGGTVERAVRSPFTQGDHITFNLNRPDFTTAKRLADTINDLVGPQSAQAMDAASVRVIAPRDPSQRVAYLSTLENLEFTPADTSAKIIVNSRTGTIVIGKEVKLQPAAITHGGLTVTIAEQMNVSQPQPLTEGDTVVTRQSIVDVDQDDSRAFVFDPGSSLDDLVRAINAVGAAPGDLMAILEALKEAGAIHGQLVVI